In Gigantopelta aegis isolate Gae_Host chromosome 14, Gae_host_genome, whole genome shotgun sequence, the following proteins share a genomic window:
- the LOC121388616 gene encoding von Willebrand factor C domain-containing protein 2-like: protein MLSYTLVALSWTVAFTSAHPPYPTTPPLPPHCELEGKIYRPGQRIPTSDRCELCTCEDTGYSVDVSCIYADYLTPMCYNPVYNGENACQKYTCPVRNCRTPSGHVLIGHESTYFQDDGFCSCPPQSHDLPGDQWKPVNGMALCFPPTTTPTTTVPTTTTASRHLVG, encoded by the exons ATGTTATCGTACACACTGGTCGCGCTGTCCTGGACCGTTGCGTTCACCAGCGCTCACCCCCCTTACCCGACTACCCCACCACTCCCTCCTCACTGCGAACTCGAGGGGAAGATCTACAGACCAGGACAGAGGATTCCGACCTCTGACAGGTGTGAACTATGCACTTGCGAAGACACCGGTTACTCTGTAGATGTTAGCTGTATATACGCCGACTACTTGACGCCGATGTGTTACAACCCTGTCTACAACGGGGAGAATGCGTGCCAGAAATACACCTGCCCAG taCGGAACTGCCGAACACCATCCGGTCACGTGCTGATTGGCCATGAATCAACGTATTTCCAGGATGACGGCTTCTGCTCATGTCCTCCCCAGTCACATGACCTCCCTGGTGACCAATGGAAACCAGTCAATGGAATGGCTCTCTGTTTCCCTCCCACCACGACACCCACTACGACAGTTCCCACCACTACAACAGCATCCAGGCACTTGGTGGGTTGA